The following is a genomic window from Panulirus ornatus isolate Po-2019 chromosome 16, ASM3632096v1, whole genome shotgun sequence.
ATGATTTATCCCAAGAGGATGTGAAAATCCAGCTGAGGTCGCGTAATTTAGATTGCTTCTGAGCGTTTCTTCAGGTGGGTGAAATATGAATTACTTCATACCTTCTCTGACGATGTTGCTGGCGTGCATTTCTaagcatcattatgataatcaggACCGAGGTGACGTTTGTACTTCAACAGGCTTTACGTCAGATATGTCTGTCTTCGTCTGTCATATATGATATGTCTGTCACTTCGTCAGGAGTTGCTGAGGGCCGTGGCCTGCGGCGAGACTTCCCCTGGTGGATGCATCCCCAGCTACGCTCCTCCGACGGCAGCAGCTCTGAGGAGGACTCAAGCCTCGAGGAACATCACCATGGCCGCCCAAATCCAGGCCTCTGCCGGCCACGCTCGTGCGCTAGCTCACATCCTGAGAACGGCCTTCCACGACGCGCGTTCTCTACTGGTTCTCTACGACGGCTCGACGATGGCCAGGGACGTTATCCATGATCTCCTGGTCGCCGGCCAGGCTCCACTGGCTGTCCAGGTTATGGACATGACGTCCCCCGAACAACACGACGGCGGGATGGAAGATCCCCAGATGGTATACCACAACTCCGATTCAGATGTCGCCATTCTCCTGTTCGCCGACGCTGAGCGCGCGAAGAGGCTCCTGGAGGCCGAGTCTGACCCCTGGTGGAGCGAGGGATCTCTGCTCCTCGTGAGTCTACACCAAAACCCCGTCGCAAggtaagaaaaagaagagagtcaCTTGATGCAAAGGTTTGGGGTCATAGATTTCAGAACAGGCAGATGTAGCTGGCGGTGTAGCGATcgctctccctcacactcactcgtAAGCCACGAGCCTGTCATGTCGTAAAATGAACCCTTCTTCAGCCGGGTCGTATAGAGCGTGTAGCCTGATCCCCCGCGATCCTCTCCCTCAGTACACGACTTTCCCCCCgcaacaatgaccatcatcatcccctcctgccCTCCTATCCCCTTCGTTGAATGACCCCATAACAACAATGCTCCGCCCCACTGTGGGGCGTTGTTTTCTCTCCCCGCCACCAGGGAGGTGCTGGTGGTCCTGGGAGGCGCCCGCCGAGTAGCTCTCCTGGTACCGACGTCAAGCCGGCGAGGTCACCTGCGCTACGAGATCGTCACCTACTTCCCCTACAGCCCCGCCGGGAGGAGGTTCCTCACCCAAGTAGGTGTCCGCCGCCCCTCCCTCAGGTGCTGGAGAGATAATAAGGAACAGTTGGCCTTGTAATCTGCAGGATTGAGGCCGCTATGGCCAACATGATGGTGAGCCTGGAACATTTTGCTCCTCCTCAGCCGACTTTATGTTCACACTACACACTGGTGCTGCTGTCACCTCTGAGGTCACACTACACACTGGTGCTGCTGTCACCTCTGAGGTCACAACTACACAGTGGCACTTTCTGGTCTTAAGATCATCCCACAGTATCACTTTCAACCGTAAGGTATACTTACCCCTGGTACTGTATCTTTAGGAGTACCAAGTTTACGTACTGGTTTGCTTCCCACTTTACCTTCAGATATACAGTTCACCAACAAATAAGGTGGTTTACCTGCTTACTCAGAGTTCACTTCCCTCACCGCTGGTTTAACTTTATACCCACTGTCTTCCCCACACGAGTTTTTACTGGGGGTTTTACCTCCAGACGTCAAGGCTCAAGTTTAACTAAGGGTTTACCTTTGGGGTTTAAGTTCTGacaactgactctctctctctctgtatatatatatatatatatatatatatatatatatatatatatatatatatatatatatatacctacatttGTTCATCATTTTTGAATCCCGGAAGACGcgaattacacgaaagcgctcaaacCTTCGTGTTCCATATTCTCCGTGTGTGTCCACCAGGATATTCCTGGATCACGTGTTCTTTTGTGATTCATCTGCCAATACATACCTAAGACCTGTGAcgctggttttcttttttttcccctaacgtGTGTACCAGCTAGAGAAAACTCTCATAACGGAACGACCAGGattttattcatacatatatatgctgtatGTCTTTGACGCGAGAGCCAGGCCAATCACTGCGATCCAACTGAAAGTCTAATTACATTCGCCGGCAGTATCAAGGTATGTAATTACGACGTGATGTAAAATTTACAGCCTTATTCACCTGCCTACCTAGCCTGTACATTCTTCATTCAATTTCTTTTTCGGTGTTACTAATGATGGGATCTCCGGATAGatggacgccatatatatatatatattatatatatatatatatatacatatatatatatatatatatatatatatatatatatatatatatatatatatatatatatatatcttctttttaatatatatctttttttaaattttccaaaagaaggagaagagaagggggccaggtgaggatattccctcagaggcccagtcctctgttcttaacgctaccttgctaatgcgggaaatggcgaatagtttgaaagaaaagaatatatatatatatatacatatatatatatatatatatatatatatatatatatatatatatatatatatatatatatatacacatatatatatatatatatatatatatatatatatatatatatatatatatatatatatatatatatatatatattccctaagcGCTGGTGTCCAACCTGTACGCTGGAGGAGAGAGGCGGAGCAGAGCAGAAGTATCGTCCACCTATTTTCTGTTTCAGACTATCTCTGTATTGCGCCGGGATCCTCCCTATAACTCCctgaattttccttttctttctctccctccctcactccctccctcgctgtgtcacacacacacacacacacacacacacacacacgcacacagacggTGGAGCGTGGCGGCAGCTGGAGCCTCACCAGCAGGGGCCAGGTGTACCCACAGCGGTATCGAGACTTCCACGGGCACGTCTTCCACCTGGCCAGCTGGATCGACGACTTCCCCTACCTCTTCTACGACCATGGTACGTGACCACgtcatgaagggggggggggggtgacatgcAGGAGGTCCACGTGTCTGGGTGGCGGGTGTCACAAGGGTCGAATTAACTTGTGTCGATATTTCATCCGAGTcgtttcaaaaaaatatttttttttccttcttcgtaTGTTTTAATGACGTTAttagacgctctctctctctctctctctctctctctctctctctctctctctctctctctcatatatatatatatatatatatatatatatatatatatatatatatatatatatatatatatgagggtgttTCCACTGTTGTCGTCTCTCACAGCcgagggaaaaaacaaaaaattctacTTAACAAGTGACGATTCCAACGAGGAACACCAGGGCATGACTGTGCGCGTTCTgttttacacccccccccctcgcgaGAGTGACGCAAGGGAGTTAACAGCTTTTCGCCCACTAACTGAAAACCAATCCCTGCGACCACCACAAGTCTGATGTCTTTAAGAAGTTTCTTTTTGAGAATCATTTATAGCGTTATCACACGTCCCCAGCCCCTCTGAACAGACTCATGGGCGCGACACCAACGTAACTGTTTGGATATTATATAAactgtttggatgatattgtataaactgtttggatgatattgtataaactgtttggatgatattatataaacagtttggatgatattatataaacagtttggatgatattatataaacagtttggatgatattatataaacagtttggatgatattatataAACGTCGACAACTTCGTCTGAGTGGCTGAAAGGAGGGATTAGCTGATACCTCCCCTGCAGGTGGAGTTACTGTTTTACTTTATGGTTTACAGCAGAGACAccttgtaagtatatatatatatatatatatatatatatatatatatatatatatatatatatatatatatatatatatatatatattcctaggagtccacggggaaaatgaaacaagataagttcccgtggactcataggaatatcttgatcacgcgcaaaattgtaatcatttccaatacatatatttatatatatatatatatatatatatatatatatatatatatatatatatatatatacacctctcttTAAGATTTACATATGCAACAAAGCCGACTTTACCATTTACTTCTGTTAAAAATATAAtgtacatggaaaaaaaaaatgaatatatgacagtattctattatactttgtagtACACGAGGGGACGACCATAATTTACATTTACTGCATTGCGCTACAGCGTAAATAAAATGAGAGCTAATTTACGTGCCAGTGTTGGTGTTCATGGAGAGAAGCAGGGAACATGGACTGACTTCCATTATTGCATCTCAGAGAGGGAAAGCTCGTATACACCGCTACGTTTGACCACAACGGCATCGTTACTGCTGCTTCCTGCAGGAGGGGACGTCGTTGGCATGGGAGAGGCGATGCTTCAGGAGATCTCAGGACGCCTGAACTTCAGCTACCACCTTCAGGAGATCCCTCCCGACGGGTTCTGGGGCGAGCTGATCAACGGGACGTGGGTGGGCATGCTGGGCCAGGtcgtcaggagagagaaggaCTTCCTCATCAACGGCATGGCTGTGCTGCTCGACCGCTACCACGCCACTGACTTCACCGTACCCTACTTCAGCGACTCCTACAGCGTCACGCtacaggtgcgtgtgtgtgtgtgtgtgtgtgtgtgtgtgggtgtgtgggtgtgtgtgtgtgggtgtgtgtgtgtgtggattcgtCGGCACTGGAGTGTGGATGGTAAAATGTTCTTCAGTAATTGGATAGCTTTGCAGGAAGTAGTGAGGACAGACGGAGGGGTGGAAAGCGGAGAGGGAACACACAGGCGATGGAGGCAAGGCACTgcgggaagacagacagacagacagacgggtggCGGTTGTGGAGGTAGACAGATGAGAGACGGCCAGATGAAGGAGCCTCCAAGTGACGGGGTTAcccaggtgaaggaggaggaggaggaggaggagcacgcaGGAAGGTGGTAGCTAGGTAAccgaggtgggtggggagggagggttagccAAGTGAGGGGGTAGTAGTTAGGCGAGAGTGGTTAGCCAGGTGACGGACGGGGGGCAGAAAGACGGGTGAGCCAACaagaataataatgacaataatacgttcaggaaaaaaaagtttctcccaaggacacacacacacacacacacacacacagcagatctACCCAATCCCACCGACACTCAGCAACACGCCCTGCCTCACTGGACGCCTCCTCCGCAAGACGACACAGCGTCCCAGACACTGTGATATTGATGTCTTCATCTAATACATCCTCGGTAATACTAGACGTCTGGGACTAGATTGATCTAGACGTATTTGCAATACGTCACCTTGCTTCAGAGGGCATCGTATAATATGAAGACATTAATACAGTGGGTATAAAACCAAACTGAATGGGACAATGAAGCAGTtgcatatttatttctttttgccTTCAGACGTCGCGCTGGGGTGAGTCTGTCTCACTATCTCGAACCGTCGCCCGAACCAGTCTGTCTCGCTCAGTGTCTCAGAACCATTGCACGATCCAGTGTGTCCACGATAAGAGTTTCGAACCGTCACCCGAACCAATTACTCCCGCTCTCTCAAACCATCAGCCAGACAAGCCAGTCCCATTAAGTGTCTCGAACCATCGCCCGAACCAGTCAGTCCTTCTCCTGACCTATAGCTCGGACCCAAGACAGTCTTTTAAGACTGTCAAAGGGTTAACTAAGTGTGTCCTTGGCGTGTCGGTCGGTGGCTGAGGGCCTCGCAGTCTGAGGACCTCACAAGTGTATTGATTTATTCCAGAGTGTCCTCAGCCCAAGGACTTCAaggcccccttcctcccctctctcttcctctcctctcctctctctcctcctttttctttctcaGTCGTCTATCAATATTCTATGCATTCTGATGGTCCTCCATCacggaaaaaataaaatcatttttcattcatgcttAGAAAAATAGGAATTCCTCATTTTAACGGGAGGAACCgagggttggctggttggttggctggtaggttATTTGAGGTTCTGGGCCAACTGACTGCCAGGGTCAGTATTAAGACCGTctacgtcaagttataaccaacaaGAGAAAAATCGTTGAACGCCTGGAGAAGTGGTTGAAGGTAATTCCATGACCCTACACACTCCCGCTCCACCTTTGATATGTTAGGAGACCAACAAACGAGAACATAGAGAGACACTGGTACTCCATCTCCTGCCGGGCGAGATTTCATTGAGGTCTTCTTCTAAGACATTCTGATTTTCCGTTTGATTTCCTGGTAATACATAGGTCTTATCACGGTCATACAGGTGGAAAATTCACGATGGAGACTCTCATAAACATGGACGTGTTTGTAGATAATGATAGTCGATTTCtttccccaatctctctctctctctctctctctctctctctctctctctctctctctctctctctctctctctccgcacttcCTTCTTCAGCAGTTGCCTCCGTTCACTTCGATGTCGTCCCTTTCCTTGTCCACAGGTTCCTCCGGCCGTGCCCCGGTGGCTGTCTGTCGTGTACCCGTTCGGAGGTTGGGTCTGGGTCAGTCTGGTGGGGGcgctcctcctcgtctctctcacCTTCCACCTCCTGCTGGTTCAGGGAGGCTACACGTCCATCTACAGCAGCAGTAAGTGCCCATCGCCGTCCTGCGGGGTACACCCGTCCATCGTTATCTCGGGTGCGTCTTGCCCTTATCAATAAACATCAGTCCCCCTGCAACACGGGTAGTGGCACGCGCGCACCACTGCGACAGACATCCAGTGGATACATGGCCTTAGTCTTAGGTATCCCTCCTGTATGCAGGAAGGAATAGGATCATATTTCTCTAATCTGTAACATCTTCACAAAACGTTTCTTCAAGTAACGCCACAAACCGTAATAAACAGCGAGACGGTGCGCAAACTACGCCGCTCTGGAGGGCTGGCAACCACGCGGGGTTATATACgtaaaagaaagaagacaaaatcAGAGAATAGAGGGACCTGGGGAGACAGACCTTCTGACGTGGGTGGGTGGACCTGTAAGGGGATTATCGAGAGTCCGTGGCCGACGGAGGCTTTATATGTGCCGAGGCTGAtaaggtcgaggaggaggaggacgacgatgGCGGGAGACCAAAGTAAAGACGAAGACGGAAGAGACAGTAGAAAGACGAGAATGGAAATTCAAGGTGTATTAGACTGGCCAGATGAGTTCCAGCTCCAGGTAAATGGGAAATGGAGTTGCAGATACATGACAAATATGCACTtgaactctttttatttctcagaCGTACGACTGTATTTCCTCTTGATATCCACCATCAGTATATGTGTTCCGTCCGCATGAAATATATACACAGGTGAATAATGTTACacaatatttaaatatatatatatatatatatatatatatatatatatatatatatatatatatatatatatatatatatgatgtcctagctacgtctcttcattgtatatcaactgactgttatatttctttcttgtatctcccctgatgatgtgatcactacacgaaagtgcacttgggaattaatcgtatttcattttccccgcggaaaCGGCGAACACCTGTCTGCCTACAGTGCACAACCGCGCCACCACACAGGCTGCTACGTGTGTCGTTTACCTCCGGTCCacctcacacgccctggttcacttcacacgccctggttcacttcacacgccctggtccacttcacacgccctggttcatctcacacgccctggttcactCGCCACGCACAGCACTTTGCTCGCACGTGGTAACGTGTCTAATGCTCTACGGCAACTCACGTAAACAACCTCCATCCACAGATCACTTAAGAGACTTaattttccttccttcccccccccctctccttctccctctgcgTCTCCGTCaggagtggacgtgctgtccaCTGCGGTGTGGCTCTCCAGGACCCTCCTGCGGCAGGCCGCTCCTCGAGTGCCCGCGGTGCCTGGGTGCCGGCCCTTCCTCGTGTGTTGGTGGCTGGCCGGCCTTGTGCCTCTCCACCTCGTACATGGGGAACCTCATTGCCTTCCTCACGGTGCCCTCGCAGGCTCGGAAGATCGCCTCGCTGGAGGAGCTGGCGCGCGCCGACGTCAGGTGAGTCGCTTTGGAATACGTGATTCACATTGTGTGAATCACTTCGCCCAGAGGAACCACACGGCGCACACAAGTGTGGCGCCTCGGTGATGTGGCCAAGTGTTGCGTGTGGCCAAGTGTGGCGGAACAGATGAGAACGGATAAATCCCCGAGAGATGTCATTTGCATAATCTTACTTTATGACTCGGAATGACTACTTATCACTAATACTTATATATAAAAGCTCAGCACTCGAGAAGTTACTGTATGTCTGTTCACGAATACGCGCCTCGTCAGTTTCAAttaaatcttgaaaaaaaaagtgaagctgCTTTTACGAATTTATCTTGACAGTAAAAGTAAAGGGAAATGTCTCGTTAGAGTCTTAATTAAGTAAGTTCACGTCAAATATCATGGAAATGGTCTCCTGTATCATACAAGCGTTGTAAGTATGTGGCCGAAGGAAAACATCTACCATGTATGATGAGGAAAGTTTCTATGCTGAACTATAGAGATTTTCTAATAAAAGTGTAACATAAATAAGTTTCATGAAAGTAATTGTCAGTGTGGCACCTGATTAGTGTCTTGTGTTTGCAGATCGTAAAGGTAAGTGTTATGGGTAAGTGTCATGGGTAAGTGACATGGGTAAGCGCCTCAAGTCAGTGACATGAGTAAGTGCCTATTAGAAGTTCTTGGTGTGAGTAACTCATGAATAACATTCGTGAATAAGTAAGTGTCTTGAGAGCACTTAGAGTGTCATTACTGCTTGGGGTTAGTGAGTGAATAGTAAGTGTATCTTGATAAAGTAGGTAAACCTAAGTGTTTAAGTAAGTATCTGATGTTGTCAAAAGTTACTATGTTGGGTCAGTAAGTGAGCGCCTTAAGTAACGGGTAATGAATAAGCGTCTCTTCCTCAGCACTTAACTGATAAAGTAAGCGCACAAAGCGCAGGAGTGTGAGTATGTTGTTTAAGTGTACTGGCGAGGAAGTCCTACTTGCATGTATGTcattctgtgtatatatgtgtacgtatgcaatacacacacacacacacacacacagtataagaTGAAAATAATGACAATACCCACGTAtgtcttttaatatatatatatatatatatatatatatatatatatatatatatatatatatatatatatatatatatatatatatattctatataaacTGATACATATCAACTACGAAGAAACTTTCGTTCAACACAACCATCAAGTTAATGAGCGAGATGTCTGCAGAGGAAGAAGACGACTTAATACCTTTACAAGACATTGTCTTGCTTGAGTGATTATCTTCGGTGCTGCGCGATAGGCTCTCCATTACCTAATTTCTGCTGGGGGCGTCGCGTATTCCCAGAGGGTCGGAATATCAGATATTGTTACAGGCCAGAATTCAGGAGGTCATCGACACGACCCAACGTGGAAAAGGAAGGTGAACAACTTAATGATAACTACAGTAGGAACAATGATAGtaactgtaataataatgataataatgataatgatgataacaataatgataataataataataataataataataataataataataataataataataataatgataataataatgataataataataataataataataataatgataataataatgataataataataataataataataataataataataataataataactgtacgGCTAAtgctgataatagtaataataataatgataatgataataataataataactgtacgGCTAACGCtaataatagtgatagtaatgataatggtaataataatgataattatgtaccACACACCACGAAGGACACTGTCCACACGTGATAACCAGGTTGACTGAATTAGGATCGTTAACCTGAGGCGGTGCGTGGATGAGGCTGGGGttggaggggaggtgagagagcCTTGAACGTGTGGGTGTGGCTCGTGGCTGGGGCGTGGGttcaggtgggaggaggaggtggaggtcgaGGAGTAGgaagtgtaggaggaggaggaggtcgaggaggaggaggagatcgaagaggaggaggaggaggagaagacgtgATATAGCTGGAACACGAAGATTAAAAGGTGGGTAAATGGAGAGGATTTTTTTTACGCACAGGTGCGTACGCTGGACCTGTCCTTTCCGTACGCTGGACCTATCCATCTCTATCACTGTTCTATCCATCTTTTATCTTTCCTTCACACTGGAATATGTAAATAAAGTCGATCTTGAAAAGAGTTACATGTACCACCCTCACAGACACACCTCATACATCTTCCTCCGAGACGCTGCCAACCTAGACACTCACATCTGGCAAGACAAGGAACATCAATTTATAATCTGTCGCGAGTGAAAATGTTGACGAGCTCCCCGTGCCGTTTTCTGTTTCTTCGCTTCAGGGTATATTGGCCTCATTCCTGGACTGGAATTTGATAAAGATCAGCCAATCAGGTTGAGTAACAAGGTTCTGATGGGGTTATTCCCCTGACTGGCAGACTGAATGCAGTCTGGCAGTGTGAAGCTATgtatcatacgtctggcagtgtGAAGCTATGTATCATACGTCTGGAAAAGACTTTGCATTCACTGAAATTCTTTCGTCCAACACGGCATTCTGGCTTCAGAGAATGTGCCatcgtttctttctttttcaccgcACCTCGAGGTTGTGTACACTGCTCATAAACCCTGTGAAGAAAATACCGTTGATGATTGCGTCTCTGTCTATACGTCTGTCCGGTAGATAGCTTTATCAATCGTCCCCAACACACCGTTTTCTTTGAAGAAGGACGGAagacgggtggggtgggggggttggcttACTGAAACGTGCATCTTCCTTCACAGAAACTTACTTCTCTTGCCTCAGAGAAACTCGAAACTTTGATTCAATGACACTTCCCCTTCTGTGTGAGGGAAATCTTTCCTCTCGCCTCACATAACTTTGCTCCATTTATAATTACAGACTTGATGAGATTCTCCAAGAGTTTAAAAACATACTTAAAAGATAACATCAGAgcattcttctctttcctttttgtcATGATAGCCAAAAGGACATAGGCAACTGAATGTCTTTATCATggccatgtaatatatatatatatatatatatatatatatatatatatatatatatatatatatatatatatatatattatccctagggataggggagaaagaatacttctcacgtattccctgcgtgtcgtagaaggcgactaaaaggggagggagcgggaggctggaaatcctcccctctcgtttttttttaattttccaaaagaaggaacagagaagggggccaggtgagggtattccctcaaaggcccagtcctctgttcttaacgctacctcgctaatgcaggaaatggcgaatagtttgaaaaaaaaagaaaaaaaaaatatatatatatatatatatatatatatatatatatatatatatatatatatatatatatatatatatgccaggtacACATGTATCGACCAAAGACCAGCAACGAAGGGAGGATGCACAGCTGTGCTTGCTTTGAGCCAGTTACCCTCTGAGGGTTTCGGACCCAAGCGGGTTGATTTATAGTCGTTAATGCTCTCGACGACGCATTTCCTcatctttcctcaaacctacgaCCAACCTCCTCGGGTCTTCCCCACAGGATACACATGCTGGATTACGGCAACTTCGTACCCGGGTACCTGTGGTCTTCCGCGGACCCCGTCCTCGCCCAGCTGGGGAACAAGCTAAGCCTCTTGCCTGACTACGACCGGGTCCTGGAAGCCTTCGACGCGGGGACGGGGTCCTGGAAGCCACCGAGTACTCGCAGTTCCTCTTCATCACGCGGGGGAGGAGCACGACCTCGTACGCCGTGGAGGAGAAGCTCTACCCGAACTACGTGGCCTGGGCCTTCCAGAAGGGAGCTCCTTATAAACACGTATTTGACAGGTAAGTTCTGACGCAGCGTTGTGTTTACGCAGTCATGTGCACGGGGCAGGGGTCGGCGTCTCATCGTACTTTCCTTTCCCCTCTAAAgataattattctttttctttttttaattttcgtttaGTGGTTATGTAGCTGGAAGATGAGGGTCATAATGACCTTTAACAGTGATCGCAAGGCCTAAAGACCAAACCActgaccgaccaaccaaccatccgACCAGGTCACCAACCAAACTGCAAGGACGTTGAGTACACGACAGTCTACCAGGTTAGGACGAACCGGGTTACGACCAGCCTGACGTCAGGCAACGCTCACTGGGCGGATGGCGAGGTGCGCATCGCAGAACTCCTTTATCCAACGTATTAGGACCGCGTGAATCCCCCCTCGTGATACCCCAGACACTCGCTACTCTGCGTTAAGTAATGTTTCTCGCCTGGGATTACCTCAGGTATTTGCCCCCCGCGGATGGCATACcggcacagcaggaggaggaggaggaggaagaggaggatatacatataaaaaagaacGAGTATTTGCTGGTTTTACGCTCTTGTACGGCACGGGAGGCCATCCTAACACGGGCGTAATGGGAGGAGGGTTTAGGTGCGGCCCGTATTTGCAGGAGGGTTGTAAACAAAGCCATTAGGCAGATTACAGTTTACGTAAACAGAAGCAATCACCGTGTCCCTAACACCTGAATGCAAAGCTATCAGCGTGGGCGACGCGCGCCAAACAAAACCACAATGTTAACCAAAttccatttctctctttctttttttttttggtcgtgaTTCTGAAATCATTCGAAGTTCTGGGATTTGATGCTTTGTACTTCTAATCACAGCAGATGATACAGCTTTCCAATCCTCTGAATCCACGACCTCCCAGTTAGACGGGAAGTGGAGCAACCCGTCATTCATTCCTTTCGTCCttcatgatgtgtatatatatagaaacaaacAGACGTCTCTGCAGCCAAAGATTCAATACCTCGGACATGAATGTTGTCTTCCTTGTGAGTGGATGGTGCTGAACCAACTCGTcaccacacacgcactcacacacaccaagtgTCTATTGTTCCATTTCGTATTTCACACACGTTCCACACAGGCCAGGCATCTGTATGTATCATTTCGTTTTGCTCTGGTTCACGCTTGGATGTGGGGTATTCCTTACTGAAGCAACGGAAGAtacacagaaaaaagaaagagttgTTCAAGTGTCTGAAAATCGTCGGAGAACTTCCAAAAGTCCATAAATGTATCTTCCTTCCACCGCTTGCTGCTGGCTTTCACAGGAACTCCAGAGAAATGTTCAAGTTTGTGTGGAGTTAGCATGCAAAGCGATCCCTTATCTGTGCCAGATATTTTGAGGGATTGAGGCGCATCCGTCGCTTACTGCTGAGTGAAGATAACATTACTGGAAACCCTCATCTTAAGAAACGAATCATTCAGTCATAATGGATACCGGAGACTTTACAAACTctggcctttttc
Proteins encoded in this region:
- the LOC139753945 gene encoding LOW QUALITY PROTEIN: glutamate receptor ionotropic, delta-2-like (The sequence of the model RefSeq protein was modified relative to this genomic sequence to represent the inferred CDS: deleted 1 base in 1 codon) → MAAQIQASAGHARALAHILRTAFHDARSLLVLYDGSTMARDVIHDLLVAGQAPLAVQVMDMTSPEQHDGGMEDPQMVYHNSDSDVAILLFADAERAKRLLEAESDPWWSEGSLLLVSLHQNPVAREVLVVLGGARRVALLVPTSSRRGHLRYEIVTYFPYSPAGRRFLTQVGVRRPSLSRGQVYPQRYRDFHGHVFHLASWIDDFPYLFYDHGGDVVGMGEAMLQEISGRLNFSYHLQEIPPDGFWGELINGTWVGMLGQVVRREKDFLINGMAVLLDRYHATDFTVPYFSDSYSVTLQVPPAVPRWLSVVYPFGGWVWVSLVGALLLVSLTFHLLLVQGGYTSIYSSRVDVLSTAVWLSRTLLRQAAPRVPAVPGCRPFLVCWWLAGLVLSTSYMGNLIAFLTVPSQARKIASLEELARADVRIHMLDYGNFVPGYLWSSADPVLAQLGNKLSLLPDYDRVLEAFDAGDGVLEATEYSQFLFITRGRSTTSYAVEEKLYPNYVAWAFQKGAPYKHVFDRYLSWMSQSGLVDHWRRSVVDSFRRSTGRGRGVARPREERQYLQPLSLEHLQGAFIVLALVSCVALVVLLLEATSECNTGE